From Roseibium alexandrii DFL-11, the proteins below share one genomic window:
- a CDS encoding ATP-dependent zinc protease family protein has product MTDKPEPDTPKRKERPLTIIGWMERVSLPDLDLFGVKAKIDTGARTSALHVSEIEHFEQDGEPWVRFLTLDADGQGDHYATAKIHSDRWIKNTSGIPEERIIIRTRARFGNRTWTIDVSLSDRTNMTFPMIVGRSALKNHAIAVHTRRAYLISEK; this is encoded by the coding sequence ATGACGGACAAACCAGAACCGGACACGCCGAAGCGCAAGGAACGCCCGCTCACAATCATTGGCTGGATGGAGCGAGTCAGCCTGCCTGATTTGGATCTTTTCGGCGTAAAAGCGAAGATTGATACGGGCGCGCGGACGTCTGCACTGCATGTCAGTGAAATCGAACATTTTGAACAGGATGGGGAACCCTGGGTCCGTTTTCTGACGTTGGACGCGGATGGACAAGGCGACCACTACGCCACCGCAAAAATTCATTCTGACCGGTGGATCAAGAACACAAGCGGTATCCCTGAAGAGCGGATCATCATCCGGACCCGGGCGCGGTTCGGAAACCGAACCTGGACCATTGATGTTTCTTTATCCGATCGCACAAACATGACGTTCCCGATGATCGTCGGGCGCTCTGCTTTGAAAAATCACGCGATCGCCGTCCATACCCGCCGCGCTTATTTGATCAGCGAGAAATGA